TGCGCAGGGGGGTGCGTGTGTCCCCCGCTCCCCGCAGACAGGCGTTGCCTACGAACATCAGCGTCGAAAGCAGGAAGGTGACCGAGACGATGCGCAGGTACTCCGTGCCCAGCCTCAGCGCGTCGTCCCGGGCGCCCATCAGGTATAAGGCCCGGTGAGCGAGCCCCACCCCCAGCAGGGTCGTAACGATGCCGATGACGCCGCCGAGCAGCATGGACTGGCCCAGCACGCGATTAGCGGTGCGGAAATCGCGTGCCCCCACCGCTCGGGCGATGAGCGCCGTGCTCCCCGTCGTGACGGCGGCGACCAGCGCGATGGTCATCATGATGAGCTGGGTGGATAGCCCCACGCCCGTCAGCGCGGCGGCGCTCAGATGGCCGACCAGGAACGTGTTCACGATGCCGACGGCCATGTTCAGCATCTGCTCGCCCACGGCCGGCAGGGCCAGGGTCAACACCTCTCGGGCGATCGACTCGCCTGGCGGGTGGGCGTGGACCCGATGCCCCAGATCACGCAGCCGATGCGGCAGCGAGGGCAACGCCGGGCGACTCATGACAACTCGATCACCAGCCGCTTGTTAATGCGCCCCTTGCTCTTGTAATCGACGATCTGGATTCGGCCGACCTCCCGGGTGTTGGCGACGTGCGTGCCTCCGTCCGCTTGCAGGTCCAGGCCGACGATCTCCACCGTGCGCACCTCGGTGATGTGCTCGGGCAGCAGGTTGATCTTGGTGCGGATGAGATCGGGGATCTGGAACGCCTCCTCCCGGGGCAGGATGCGGATGCGAACATCCCGGGCGGCGTCCACTTCCCTGTTGATCTTCTCCTCGATCTCGTGCACCAGGTCGGCATGCATGTGCTCGAACTCAAAGTCCATGCGGGCCCGGCCGGGCTGCATGTTGCCGCCGGTCACGGCCGCGCCGTAATCGCGCCAGATGACGCCGCACAGGATGTGCAGCGCCGTGTGCGTGCGCATGAGCGCGTAGCGTCGCTCCCAGTCCAGCCGGCCGGTCACCTCCGCGCCCACGGCCGGCAGCTCCCCTCCCTGCGAGAGGTCCAGGGTGTGCCAGACCGCGTCCCCGGTCCGCTTCACGCGGGTGACCGGGATCGCCTGCCCCGCGATCTCCAGCCAGCCCGTGTCGTGGGGCTGACCGCCGCCGCCCGGGTAGAAGGCCGTCCGATCCAAGGCGACGGCTCCCGCTTCCTCGTCCACCTCCGTCACCCGGGCGGGGAATTCTCGCAGATAGCTGTCCGTCAGATAGAGTAGCTCCGTCATGTCCGCTCCCTCGCTTGGTGATGGCGTGTCGCCTCCGGTGAAGATGCCGTGAGGGGTATAGGGCGGATGCCTGCTCGCCTCTATCGCTATCTCACGGAACCCCACCGTTTGAGTAGGCTATCGTTTGGACAGTGGATACCAGAGTCGGTGCATGTAGTCTTGGCACCCCATCTTTCGCCAGAAGGCCTGGGCTGCCGTGTTCCGGGCGGCCACGCTCAGCTCGACGTGGTCCGCCTCCTGCTCCTGGAACCATGCGACCAGGTGCTCGAACAGCGTCCGGCCGATCCCCCGACGCCGCGTGTCCGCGGCGACGCAGATGTCAGATACGTAGCCGTATCGGGCGGGTTGAAACACGGGAGGTGGGGTCTGCATGTAGCCGACGATGTAGCCCACGACCCGGCCTTTGGCCTCGGCGACGAGCACACACGCGTCCTCCTGTTCGAGGATGTTTTGCATGTATTCCCGCCAGGGATGCGTCCCGTCGGGCGCTGGACGGATGCGCGCATCGAGCCCGGCGTGGAAGCGCATCATCTCCTCCCATAGCTCCGTCAGGACGTCCATGTCCTGTGGAACAGCTCGCCGTATCGTGCAGTTGTCTCTCGTCCCCTGAGCCTCCATGGCGCCTTTCCCCAGGATTATCTCAAGCTTTGCCTTCCGGGTAGTGGAGGACATTGCCCTCCGCTACCCGCACAAGATACAGAGTCGTGCTGCAAAAAAGCCATGTATCTGGACCATCAAACGAAAAGCCCCCGTCCCCAAAGGGGACGAGAGCTCCCACTCGCTCCCGCGGTACCACCCCTGTTAGCGCGACATGTTTGCGCTCCCTCTGTGGAGGACCATCATCCTCCCGTGGTGGATAACGGACCACGACCCCGGCCAAGTCTACTGGTGAGGGGCTCCTGACCCCTCACGTTCGGTTGGCGGCTCCGGAAGGATTTTCGGCGTGGGGTTCGCACCCGGCTCCCACCTTCCCCGGGCTCTCTGTGCCGAACGGTCCGCGCCTACTCGTTTCCATCATCGCCTTTCAGGGCACCGTTTTGTGCAATACGACTATACCACGGGCCTCCGGGTGCGTCAAACCTGCGCTCTCTTGGCATGCACAGCAAGCCGTGGCTGCCCTTGTGACTGCCCCATAGGCATCAATTCAAGCGGTACGGAGGCATGATCCTGCGTCCTTGGGGTGGTTTGGAGGGGCGTCAGCCCCTCCAAAGAAATCCATTTTCAGCCCTTTACCTGCCCCGTGGGGCCGGATGCCACGGGCCGAGGTCCCAATCAGGCAGGTAAAGGCGAGAAGAAGCTTTTCCTTTGCGGAGGGGAAGCCCCTCCGCACCTCCCCTTCCAAGCGCGATTGCTCTTGGAGGGGAAATGGTGGCAAGCGAGGGTCCCACTTGTGCTGTTAAGTTGATGCGCATGGGACAGGCCTTGTGGCTGCCCCTGGGCGCCCACGAGGGGCGCCCCTACTGGGTGGCGATGAGGGGGATGTACAGGGCATGTTGGGACTGCGGCACGGAGGCAAAGGTCTGCCGGGTGGCCTGGGCTTCCAGCGGATGTGCGCTGGCGGCCGCATAGCCTGCTCCCACGTTGGGCTGGGCGGCGGGCAGGATGTAATACCACACATCGAACGTCAGGTTCGCGTTGCTCTGGCTCACCAACACGCCCGGGTCCGCGTAGGACTTATGGTCGCCGGTATCGGCGCTGCTCCAGGCACTGTCATCCCTGTAGTACGTTTGAGGCGTCCCGCCCAGCGGCGACGGATCGATGATCTGGACGATGGTGCCCAGGGAGGGATGGCTGACCTGGTTCCACGCGCTGAAGGGAGTGGCGGGCACTGCGTCGGCGTGACCGTCCACGGCGACCCCCGCGGGGGTGTTGGCGTCATAGTAGGTCCCGCCCACTATCGCTGGCGAGAGGTCGGCCGAGTAGCGGAACAGGTCCAGCGTGGCGATCACATCGCTCAGGTCGAGGCTCACATGCTCGTAGAACATGCTCTGGTAGTTCGTGAGGGTGAGGAGGATCCACGTTTGTGAAGTCTCATCGTCGTACCCCACGAAGTGCGTGATGGTGCGGACATCCCCGTCGCGAATCGAGTGCCAGTCGCTTCGGGGATCGACCATGACGAGTTCATCCTCGGTGATCGAGAGGCCGCTCGCCTGCACGCGTACCTTGGTCCGGTCGAGTACGTCGGTTGTGCTGCCGAATAGCTTCAGGGTCTCGGCGATGAGGTTGGCCTTTTTCATGGTCAGTTGATAGATGCTGCTGGAGGCCGTATACTCGCTGAAGTTCACATAATCGCGCGTCGTGCTCTTACTCAGGGTAGTGGACCGGTAGAGATAGACCCAGCAGCGCTCCTGAGGGTGGAGGGGATCGGTGA
The nucleotide sequence above comes from Chloroflexota bacterium. Encoded proteins:
- a CDS encoding alanyl-tRNA editing protein, with the translated sequence MTELLYLTDSYLREFPARVTEVDEEAGAVALDRTAFYPGGGGQPHDTGWLEIAGQAIPVTRVKRTGDAVWHTLDLSQGGELPAVGAEVTGRLDWERRYALMRTHTALHILCGVIWRDYGAAVTGGNMQPGRARMDFEFEHMHADLVHEIEEKINREVDAARDVRIRILPREEAFQIPDLIRTKINLLPEHITEVRTVEIVGLDLQADGGTHVANTREVGRIQIVDYKSKGRINKRLVIELS
- a CDS encoding GNAT family N-acetyltransferase, whose protein sequence is MDVLTELWEEMMRFHAGLDARIRPAPDGTHPWREYMQNILEQEDACVLVAEAKGRVVGYIVGYMQTPPPVFQPARYGYVSDICVAADTRRRGIGRTLFEHLVAWFQEQEADHVELSVAARNTAAQAFWRKMGCQDYMHRLWYPLSKR